The nucleotide window GCGCCGTGGGCACGTTGCTGGGTGCCGGTGGCGCGATTTTCCTGGTGCCGCCGCTGGTGCAGTCGCCGTTGCTGCTGAGCATCGCCATCGCCCTGTGGACCGGCACCTTGCTGTTCCTGTCGCTGAACCTGCGCACGGCCAACAACTACGTGTTGATGCTGGCTGGCTATACCCTGCCGATGATCGCCCTGGCGGTGGTCGACAACCCGCTGGCGGTGTTCGACGTGGCGTCCTCCCGTGCGCAGGAAATTTGCCTGGGGATCGTCTGTGCGGCAGTGGTCGGCGCCATTTTCTGGCCGCGCCGGCTGGCCCCCGTGGTGGTCGGCGCCACCGGTAACTGGTTCACCGAGGCGATCCGCTACAGCGACACCTACCTGGCCCGCGAAGCCAGCGCCGACAAGGTCGGCGGCATGCGCGGGGCGATGGTCGCCACCTTCAACTCGCTGGAGCTGATGATCGGCCAGCTAGGCCACGAAGGTGCCGGCCCACATACCCTGAAGAACGCTCGTGAGCTGCGTGGGCGGATGATTCACCTGCTGCCGGTCATTGATGCGCTCGACGACGCACTTGTGGCCCTGGAGGGCCGAGCCCCGGCCCAGTTCGCCCAGCTTCAACCCTTGCTTGAAGCCGCGCGCGAATGGCTGAAAGGCACTGCTCACAGCGCTTCGGTAACGCGCTGGACCGCGCTGCACGAGCAGATCGACCGCCTGCAGCCCGGTGCCGCCGCCCTCGACCAGCGCGCCGAACTGCTGCTGTCCAACGCCCTGTACCGCCTGACCGAATGGGCTGACTTATGGCAGGACTGCTGCACCCTGCAGCACGCCTTGCGTACTGACGATGCCAAGCCTTGGCGCGCGGTGTACCGCCACTGGCGCCTGGGCCGCCTGACGGCATTCTTCGACCGTGGCCTGATGCTGTACTCGGTGGCCTCTACCGTACTGGCGATTGTGGTGGCGTGCGGCTTGTGGATTGGCCTGGGCTGGAACGACGGCGCCAGCGCCGTGATCCTTGCTGCCGTGTCGTGCAGCTTCTTTGCTGCCATGGACGACCCGGCGCCACAGATCTACCGGTTCTTCTTCTGGACGCTGATGTCGGTCATCTTCTCCAGCCTGTACCTGTTCCTGGTGCTGCCCAACCTGCACGATTTCCCGATGCTGGTGCTGGCGTTTGCCGTGCCGTTCATCTGTATCGGCACCCTGACCGTGCAGCCGCGCTTCTACCTGGGCACCTTGCTGACCATCGTCAACACCTCGACCTTCATCAGCATCCAGGGTGCCTACGACGCCGACTTCTTCACCTTCCTCAACGCCAACCTGGCCGGCCCCGTTGGCCTGTTGTTCGCGTTCATCTGGACCTTGGTGATGCGCCCGTTCGGCGTGGAGCTGGCGGCCAAGCGCATGACCCGCTTCGCCTGGCGCGACATTGTCGAAATGACCGAGCCGGCGACCCTGGCCGAGCAACGCCAGGTGGGCGTGCAGATGCTCGACCGCCTGATGCAGCACCTGCCGCGCCTGTCGCAAACCGGCCAGGACAGCGGCGTGGCACTGCGTGACCTGCGCGTGGGGCTGAACTTGCTCGACCTGCTGGCCTATATGCCGCGCGCCGGCCAGCAGGCCCGCGAGCGCTTGCGCACGGTGGTCGAAGAAGTCGGCGCGCACTACGCCGCCTGCCTGCGTGCCGGTGAGCGCCTGCATGCCCCGGCCGCGCTGCTGCGCAACATGGAACGCGCACGCCTGGCGCTGAACCTGGATGAATTGTACGAGCGTGGCGATGCCCGCACCCACCTGTTGCATGCCCTGAGTGGCCTGCGGCTGGCGCTGTTGCCGGGCGTGGAAGTGATGCTCGAACCCGCCGAACAACCGCAACTGCCCCCTGGCCTCGACGGAGCGCCCCTGTGATTGGTGAACTGGATATCAGCGGGGTGTTTCTGCCCACGCTGCTGGTGATGATGTTTGGCACCTACCTGGTGTTCCTGGGGGTGCACGCGGTGCTGGTGCGCCTGCATTTCTACCGCCTGGTCTGGCACCGGGCGTTGTTCAACGTTGCTCTGTATGCCGTGCTGCTTGGCGCGGTGGACCACTTTTGCCGAAACCTGATGCTGCCATGAAAAAACCTTTGCTGACCTTGGGCCGTGTGGTCCTGACCTTGCTGGTAGTGACCTTCGCCGCCGTGCTCGTGTGGCAGATGGTGGTGTACTACATGTTTGCCCCCTGGACCCGCGACGGCCACATCCGCGCCGACGTGATCCAGATCGCCCCCGATGTGTCGGGGTTGATCCAGAAGGTCGAGGTGCGCGACAACCAGACCGTCAAACGCGGTGACGTGCTGTTCACCATCGACCAGGACCGCTTCACCCTGGCCCTGCGCCAGGCCAAGGCCACCCTGGGCGAACGCCAGGAAACCCTGGCCCAGGCCTCACGCGAGGCGCAGCGCAACCGCAAGCTGGGCAACCTGGTGGCCGCCGAGCAGCTGGAAGAAAGCCAGTCCCGCGAGGCCCGAGCCCGCTCGGCTGTCAGCGAGGCCCAGGTGGCAGTCGATACCGCCCAGCTCAATCTCGACCGTTCGGTGGTGCGCAGCCCGGTGGACGGCTACCTGAACGACCGCGCCCCGCGTAACCACGAATTCGTCACCGCCGGCCGCCCGGTGCTGTCGGTGGTCGACAGCACCTCGTACCACGTCGATGGCTACTTTGAAGAGACCAAGCTGGGTGGCATCCACATTGGCGATGCCGTGGACATTCGCGTAATGGGCGACAACACCCGCCTGCGCGGCCATGTGCAGAGCTTTGCTGCGGGCATCGAAGACCGCGACCGCAGCAGCGGTGCCAACCTGCTGCCCAACGTCAACCCGGCGTTCAGCTGGGTGCGTCTGGCCCAGCGTATTCCGGTGCGCATCGCCTTCGATGAAGTGCCGCAGGACTTCCGCATGATTGCCGGGCGCACCGCCACGGTGTCGATCATCGAGGGCGAGCGCCCATGAAACAGCTGATCCTGGCCGGCCTGTGCCTGTCACTAGGGGCCTGCATGATGGTAGGGCCCGACTATGAGGTGCCCAAGGACGCGGCGGTGCAACGCAGCGACCTGAGCGGCCCCCTGCGCCAGGATGCCGACAGCGTGGTCTCGGCGCCGGTGCCCGAGGACTGGTGGCAGCTGTATCAGGACCAGCGGCTGAACGCGCTGGTGCGTCAGGCCCTGAGTGCCAACACCGAGTTGCGCGTGGCGGCGGCCAACATCGCCAAGGCCCGCGCCCAGGTCGAAGTGGCCGAATCGCAAGGTGGCTTCAATGGTGGCGTCAAACTCGGCGCCCAGCGGTTGCAGGAGTCGGGCGAAGCCTTCCTGCAGCCCGAGAAGGTACCAGTGGCCAACATTGGCGAGGCCATCATCAGTGCCTCTTACCAGTTCGACCTGTGGGGCACCTTCAAGCGCGGCACCGAGGCCGCCAAGGCCAATGCCGACGCTGTACAGGCCGCTGCCGATACCGCCCGTATCACCCTGGTGGCGGATGTGGTCAAGGCTTATACCCAGGTGTGCTCGGCCAACGAGGAACTCCACATCGCCCGTGAGTCGCTGGACCTGCAGGAGCAGAGCGTCACACTCAACCAGCGCCTGCGCGATGCTGGCCGCGGTGATGAAACCCAGGTCACCCGCTCGCAGACCCAGTTCAAATCCTTGCGCGCCGAACTGCCACGCTTCAAGGCCGAGCGCGAAACCGGCATGTACACACTGGCCGCGCTGCTGGCCAAGCCGGTCGACCAGTTGCCTGCCGGCACCGCAGATTGTGCCGAGCTGCCGCACCTGAACCAGCTGGTCCCGGTGGGTGATGGCGCCGCGCTGCTCAAACGTCGCCCCGACGTGCGCCAGGCCGAGCGCCAGCTGGCTGCTGCCACTGCCTACATCGGCGTGGCCACCGGCGCGCTGTACCCGGACATCAGCATTGGCGCCCAGGTCGGCACCATCGGCATTCTGGAAAATCTCGGCGAGCCTTCGACCAACCGCTGGGGCTTCGGCCCGCAGGTCAGCTGGACCATCCCCACCAATGGCACCCGTGCGCGTATTCGCATGGCCGAAGCCTCTACCCAGGCGGCGTTGGCGAACTTCGATGGCGTGGTGCTGAACGCCATTCGCGAAACCCAGACCCGCCTGGCGCAGTACAGCGCCCTGCTGGACCGGCGTGATGCCTTGGCCGAGGCAGAAAAATCGGCCAAGGAAGCGGCGGATCAGACCCACCGGTATTACCAGGCAGGGCGTGAATCGTTCCTGGCGGATTTGCAGGCCACGCGCACCTATACCGACATGCGTGCGCAGTTGGCGGCGGCCAATAGCCAGGTAGCCATGGGGCAGATCGGTGTGTTTCTGGCATTGGGTGGGGGCTGGAAGGCAGGTACGGCTGAGCCGCCACGCCCATAGATCTGCTAGTTACATGACCGTTTGAGAGTTCGCCATGCTCCGCCTGACTTAACCAGGTAGGTGGGGCATGGAAAAAGTTACGTGTGGTATGCCTGATGGCACTGTGAAAGGGCGGGCTGAGCGCTCTTGTGAAAAGTTCAGTTATGCGCCCTACGGTTTTGATGTTGCCCCGTTAGCGGGCGCGTTGGGTTTTGACGGACAGCCGCGCGATGGGGTAACTGGGTGTTATTTGCTAGGCGCCGGCTACCGGGCATACAACCCGGCGCTGATGCGCTTCAACAGCGCTGATAGCTGGAGTCCGTTCGGCAAGGGGGGGTGGCATGCCTATGCCTATGTCTCTTGTGATCCAGTGAATTTTTTCGATCCTACAGGGCATATGAGGCGTGTCAAACCCCTGAAACTTGACGTCAAGCGTGCAAATAGGCAAGGCCAATTTAACGCTTCGAGTTCTATTACAAGCCCCGTGAGCCCTCCTAAAGTAAAGCGGCTACGCGACAGGGATATGAAAGATTTGTCGCCTGCGGCAGAGCATAACTACAGTATCTTTGTCGACGCTATTGAAAAAGAAGGACTTTCATTTACCGAGGCTGCCAAAAAAATGGGAGATCCGAATTTAAAGATCACGAACAAAAAGCTGGGCCTTTGGCAAGTCCGTCTTGATGGTAGTCAGCGCATGACGTTCAGGGTAGGAGAAGATGAGGTGGAAATTCGTCAGGTAGGGGGGCACATGTGACTACAAGCGATGAGCAAAGACCCAAGAGATCCTTCCACCGTTGGCGTGGAAAGCTTTGACCTGTTTCGCCTGCAGCCCAATGTGCCGTTCAGTTACGCATTCTCCCAACTGTCAGTGTTACTTGGCTGCCAAAAACCTGGGGCCGCTGTGCGGCCCATCGCCGGCAAGCCAGCTCCCACAGGTACGTCACTGCGTTCAAGCCTCGTGTGTCACCTGTAGGGGCTGGCTTGCCGGCGATGGGAGGATAATCCCCAAACCCGCTCGCTTCGGGTTCAGGACAATGTCCAAGCCGTAACTGCTCTGAATGGGGACGATCCATGTTCCCTGCCTCCTGTTGGTTTGCACATCAGGCTAGTGACGATGGCTCAATTGGCGATTACTCAATTGGTACCCAGTGTTTCCTGTGGGATCGGCGTGGCCGCCATCGCCGGCAAAGCCATCCCCCACTGATCAGCGCAGGTTCTGAGGGCGGCGGAATGCTTGTCATCTGATTTGTAGCAAGATTTTTCATGAAATCCGCCCAGCACCCTTGAGCGAAGGCAAGTCGGAGTGAACAATGTTCTCTTTCGCATTCCCTTCGAGACTGGCCATGAAAACCCGTTCCTGTCTGCTTGCCTGGCTGCCGGCTATATTGCTTGGCCCGGTGCTGGCGCTGTGCAGCACCCTGGCGCAGGCCGAGTCCCCCGCCGAGGCCGGCAAGGCCCTGCACCTGCTGGACTACATCGGCGCCGACTACCCGCCGACCGTGCAAGGCGGCAAAGTGATCGACGAGGGCGAATACCGCGAGCAACAGGAATTCAGCGCGGTATTGGCCGACCTGGTCAAAGCCCTGCCCACAAATACCGAGCAAAAAGCCCTGGAACAGGGCGTCCAGGCGTTACGCCAGGCCATTGATCAGCGACAGGAGGGCACCGCTGTCGCCCGGCAGGCCCGCCAGCTGGGCGCGCGACTGGCAGTGGCCTACGAGGTCAGCCAGGCCCCGGTGATCACACCTGACCCGGCCCGTGGCGCTTCGCTTTATGCGCAAAACTGCTCGATCTGCCACGGAGACACCGGCGCAGGCGACGGCCCCGCTGGCGTGGGCCTGGAGCCTGCGCCCGCCAACCTGCGTGATGTCGTGCGTCTGGACCAGTTGAGCCTGTTCGACCTCTACAACACCCTGGCCCTGGGCATCGACGGCACTGAGATGCCGTCCTTTGCCGACCAGCTGGATGATCGCCAGCGCTGGGATGTGGCCGCCTATATCGCCAGCTTCACCGCCAAGCCGGAAGCCGGCAAAGGCGACAAGACCTGGAACATCGCCGACCTGGCTCGCCAGACCCCGGCCGAAGTCGCCGCCAACGAAGGCAGCGCGGTCGTGGAAGCTTTCCGTGCCCAGCGTGCCCAGCCGCCGCAAGTCAAGCGCGGCCCGGCGCAACTGCTCGAATACACTGCCAACACGCTGGACAAAAGCTTGGCCGCCTACCGCGCAGGTGACCACGACCAGGCCTATGACCTGTCGGTAGCGGCCTATCTGGAAGGCTTCGAGCTGGTGGAAAGCTCGCTGGACAACATCGACACCCAGGCGCGCAAGGACACCGAAAAATCCCTGATGGCCTACCGTCAGTCCCTGCAGGATGGCCTGCCCGTGGCTCAGGCCGAACAGCGTCTGGCTGAGGCAAAGAGCAGGCTCGACCAGGCCGCCAAGCTGTTGGGCAGCGACGGCCTGAGCTGGTCGCTGAGTTATATCTCCGGTTTGCTGATCCTGCTGCGCGAAGGCCTGGAGGCAATTCTGGTGCTGGCGGCGATCCTGGCCTTCCTCCGTAACACCGGGCAGCAGTCGGCGGTACGCAGCGTCAACATCGGGTGGGGGCTGGCGCTGGTCGCCGGGTTCGCCACCTGGGCGGTGGCGGCCTATGTGATCGATGTGGGCGGCGCCCAGCGCGAACTGCTGGAAGGCTGCACGGCGCTGTTTGCCGCGGTGATGGTGCTATGGCTCGGTGTATGGATGCATGACCGCCGCCACGCTGCTGCCTGGAAGGACTACATCAAAAGCAGCCTGGTCAGCGGCGGCGGGCGCTTTGGCTTTGCGATGCTGGCGTTTTTCTCGGTGTACCGCGAACTGTTCGAAGTGATCCTGTTCTACGAAACCCTGTGGTTGCAGGCAGGCCCTGCCGGGCACCAGGCGGTGCTGGCGGGTGGCGCCACGGCGCTGGTGCTGCTGGTGGGCCTGGCCTGGGTGATCTTGCGCGGTTCTGCCAAGCTGCCGCTGACGCTGTTCTTCAGCATCAACGCCGCGCTGCTTTGCGCGCTGTCGGTGGTGTTTGCGGGGCATGGCGTGAAGGCGCTGCAAGAAGCCGGGGTGCTGGGCACACGGCCGGTGGCGTTCTTCGAGTTCGATTGGCTGGGCATTCACGCTGATGCCTACTCGCTGTCGGCACAGGCGGTGGCCTTGCTGGCCATCGTGTTCCTGTATGGGCGCTCGTGGCTGGTGGAAAAGCGCAGGGCAACGGCCAACTGACCGGGGGCCGCAGCGCGGCCCCTTGTGATCTCTGTTCAGGCCGGCTGTGGCGCCTTGAGGATGTTCTGCAGCAGCTGGACACTGTCAACGGCGTCGTGACCCAGGCTGGTCAGGTAGCCGCCATCGGGTTGATCGGTCAGCCCCTTTTCATGCAGGCGTTGCGCAGCGGCGACCAGGGCAGGGGCGGCGTTGCTGTTTATCTTGATGCCTTCCTGGCTGCTGTCGTGTTTGAACAGCGCGAGTACTTCCAGTTCAGCGATCAGATCGGGGGTAAAAGACATGGCGACTCCTGACTTCCAGACAAGGATGGCGGCACCGCTTACGGTGCCTGACCTTCGAGTGTAGTCGGGTTATTCGTCCTCGCCTTGATCCATCTCAGGCGGCAGCTCCGGCAGCGCCCGCAACGCGTTCTCGTACCACTCGCCGTTGAACGCGCGGTCTTCCACCAGCATGTTGTCGATTTCAAAGGCCAGCACATGGGCCATCAGGTTGAGGATGTCCTCGCGCTCGTAACCGACCAGGGTCAGCTTGTTGAAGGTGGCCTTGGCCGCAGGCGGTTCGCCGCTTTCAATCTGGTTTTCGATGGCCTGGGTCAGTGTCGCCTCGGCGAAGGCTTCGTCGTCATTGTCGATGTCGGTGGGCTCGCTCATGGCGGTACTCCTGTGATGGGATGCACAGTGTGCCACGCCCGTGGCGGCAATGCCCGGGCATTGACGGGGTGCATGACGCTGGTCAGGGGCGGGCTTAGGGTCTATAAAAGCCGGGCCAACCCCTTACGGCCTGGAGGCTGTTACCTCATGCTCAAGCTTCATGGATTCTCGGTCAGCAACTACTACAACATGGTCAAGCTGGCCCTGCTGGAAAAAGGCCTGCCCTTCGAAGAAGTCACCTTCTATGGCGGCCAGGCGCCACAGGCGCTGGAAGTGAGCCCGCGGGGCAAGGTGCCGGTGCTGCAGACCGAGCACGGCTTCCTCAGCGAAACCAGTGTAATCCTCGACTACATCGAGCAGACCCAAGGCGGCAAGGCACTGCTGCCGGCCGACCCGTTCGGGCAGGCCAAGGTGCGTGAGCTGCTCAAGGAAATCGAGCTGTACATCGAGCTGCCGGCGCGTACTTGCTATGCCGAGTCGTTCTTCGGCATGTCGGTTGAGCCCTTGGTCAAAGAGAAAGCGCGTGCCGATTTGCTGGCCGGCTTTGCCACCCTCAAGCGCAACGGTCGCTTTGCGCCCTATGTTGCGGGTGAGCAGCTGACGCTGGCAGACCTGATGTTCTGCTTCTCGGTCGACCTGGCTTATGCCGTGGGCAAGAAAGTGCTGAACATCGACTTTTTGGCCGACTTCCCGCAGGCCAAGGCGTTGCTGCAGCTGATGGGCGAGAACCCGCACATGGCGCGGATCGTGGCGGACAAGGAAGCGTCGATGCCGGCCTTCATGGAGATGATCCGCAGCGGCAAGCGCTGAGTCTGGTGTTGAGCCCTTCGCGGGCATGCCCGCTCCCACAGGTCTGCACCGTTTTTGAAACTTGTGCAATACCTGTGGGAGCGGGCGTGCCCGCGAACGAGGGCGAAGCCCTCGCCTTGGGGGTTAGCGAGACGCCAACAGGGCCTTGCCACGAACAACGGCAGCGCGTACCTGCGCCGGTGCCGTACCACCAATGTGGTCACGGGCATTCACCGAGCCTTCCAGCGTCAGCACGGCAAACACGTCCTGCTCGATCTGGTCGCTGAACTGGCGCAGTTCGTCCAGGCTCATCTCGGCCAGGTCCTTGCCGGTGTCCACGCCGTACTTCACAGCGTGGCCAACGATTTCGTGGCAGTCACGGAACGGCAGGCCACGGCGTACCAGGTAGTCGGCCAGGTCGGTGGCGGTGGAGAAACCGCGCAGGGCCGCTTCACGCATGATGGCGTGCTTTGGCTTGATCGCCGGGATCATGTCGGCAAAGGCACGCAGCGAGTCGCGCAGGGTGTCGGCAGCGTCGAACAGCGGCTCCTTGTCTTCCTGGTTGTCCTTGTTGTAAGCCAGCGGTTGGCCTTTCATCAGGGTCAGCAGGCCGGTGAGGGCGCCGAACACGCGGCCGCTCTTGCCACGTACCAGCTCTGGCACGTCCGGGTTCTTTTTCTGCGGCATGATCGAACTGCCGGTGCAAAAGCGGTCCGGCAGGTCGATGAACTGGAACTGCGCGCTGGTCCACAGCACCAGCTCTTCCGAGAAGCGCGACAGGTGCATCATCGCCACGCTGGCAGCGGCGCAGAATTCGATGGCGAAGTCACGGTCCGACACGCCGTCCAGCGAGTTGCCGGCCACGGCTTCGAAGCCCAGCAGCTTGCAGGTCAGTTCGCGGTCGATGGGGTAGGTGGTGCCCGCCAGCGCGGCGCTGCCCAGGGGCATGCGGTTGGTACGCTTGCGGCAGTCGACCAGGCGCTCGTAGTCGCGGCTGAGCATTTCGAACCAGGCCAGCAGGTGGTGGCCGAAGGTGACCGGCTGAGCCGTCTGCAGGTGGGTGAAACCGGGCATGATAGTTTCGGCTTCACGCTCGGCCTGCTCCAGCAGGCCCTGCTGCAGGCGGGT belongs to Pseudomonas putida NBRC 14164 and includes:
- a CDS encoding FUSC family protein — its product is MNGFFSSVPPARDWFYGARTFAASMIALYIALLMQLPRPYWAMATVYIVSSPFVGPTSSKALYRAVGTLLGAGGAIFLVPPLVQSPLLLSIAIALWTGTLLFLSLNLRTANNYVLMLAGYTLPMIALAVVDNPLAVFDVASSRAQEICLGIVCAAVVGAIFWPRRLAPVVVGATGNWFTEAIRYSDTYLAREASADKVGGMRGAMVATFNSLELMIGQLGHEGAGPHTLKNARELRGRMIHLLPVIDALDDALVALEGRAPAQFAQLQPLLEAAREWLKGTAHSASVTRWTALHEQIDRLQPGAAALDQRAELLLSNALYRLTEWADLWQDCCTLQHALRTDDAKPWRAVYRHWRLGRLTAFFDRGLMLYSVASTVLAIVVACGLWIGLGWNDGASAVILAAVSCSFFAAMDDPAPQIYRFFFWTLMSVIFSSLYLFLVLPNLHDFPMLVLAFAVPFICIGTLTVQPRFYLGTLLTIVNTSTFISIQGAYDADFFTFLNANLAGPVGLLFAFIWTLVMRPFGVELAAKRMTRFAWRDIVEMTEPATLAEQRQVGVQMLDRLMQHLPRLSQTGQDSGVALRDLRVGLNLLDLLAYMPRAGQQARERLRTVVEEVGAHYAACLRAGERLHAPAALLRNMERARLALNLDELYERGDARTHLLHALSGLRLALLPGVEVMLEPAEQPQLPPGLDGAPL
- a CDS encoding DUF1656 domain-containing protein, which gives rise to MIGELDISGVFLPTLLVMMFGTYLVFLGVHAVLVRLHFYRLVWHRALFNVALYAVLLGAVDHFCRNLMLP
- a CDS encoding efflux RND transporter periplasmic adaptor subunit produces the protein MKKPLLTLGRVVLTLLVVTFAAVLVWQMVVYYMFAPWTRDGHIRADVIQIAPDVSGLIQKVEVRDNQTVKRGDVLFTIDQDRFTLALRQAKATLGERQETLAQASREAQRNRKLGNLVAAEQLEESQSREARARSAVSEAQVAVDTAQLNLDRSVVRSPVDGYLNDRAPRNHEFVTAGRPVLSVVDSTSYHVDGYFEETKLGGIHIGDAVDIRVMGDNTRLRGHVQSFAAGIEDRDRSSGANLLPNVNPAFSWVRLAQRIPVRIAFDEVPQDFRMIAGRTATVSIIEGERP
- a CDS encoding efflux transporter outer membrane subunit, whose translation is MKQLILAGLCLSLGACMMVGPDYEVPKDAAVQRSDLSGPLRQDADSVVSAPVPEDWWQLYQDQRLNALVRQALSANTELRVAAANIAKARAQVEVAESQGGFNGGVKLGAQRLQESGEAFLQPEKVPVANIGEAIISASYQFDLWGTFKRGTEAAKANADAVQAAADTARITLVADVVKAYTQVCSANEELHIARESLDLQEQSVTLNQRLRDAGRGDETQVTRSQTQFKSLRAELPRFKAERETGMYTLAALLAKPVDQLPAGTADCAELPHLNQLVPVGDGAALLKRRPDVRQAERQLAAATAYIGVATGALYPDISIGAQVGTIGILENLGEPSTNRWGFGPQVSWTIPTNGTRARIRMAEASTQAALANFDGVVLNAIRETQTRLAQYSALLDRRDALAEAEKSAKEAADQTHRYYQAGRESFLADLQATRTYTDMRAQLAAANSQVAMGQIGVFLALGGGWKAGTAEPPRP
- a CDS encoding FTR1 family protein, giving the protein MFSFAFPSRLAMKTRSCLLAWLPAILLGPVLALCSTLAQAESPAEAGKALHLLDYIGADYPPTVQGGKVIDEGEYREQQEFSAVLADLVKALPTNTEQKALEQGVQALRQAIDQRQEGTAVARQARQLGARLAVAYEVSQAPVITPDPARGASLYAQNCSICHGDTGAGDGPAGVGLEPAPANLRDVVRLDQLSLFDLYNTLALGIDGTEMPSFADQLDDRQRWDVAAYIASFTAKPEAGKGDKTWNIADLARQTPAEVAANEGSAVVEAFRAQRAQPPQVKRGPAQLLEYTANTLDKSLAAYRAGDHDQAYDLSVAAYLEGFELVESSLDNIDTQARKDTEKSLMAYRQSLQDGLPVAQAEQRLAEAKSRLDQAAKLLGSDGLSWSLSYISGLLILLREGLEAILVLAAILAFLRNTGQQSAVRSVNIGWGLALVAGFATWAVAAYVIDVGGAQRELLEGCTALFAAVMVLWLGVWMHDRRHAAAWKDYIKSSLVSGGGRFGFAMLAFFSVYRELFEVILFYETLWLQAGPAGHQAVLAGGATALVLLVGLAWVILRGSAKLPLTLFFSINAALLCALSVVFAGHGVKALQEAGVLGTRPVAFFEFDWLGIHADAYSLSAQAVALLAIVFLYGRSWLVEKRRATAN
- a CDS encoding TIGR02647 family protein → MSFTPDLIAELEVLALFKHDSSQEGIKINSNAAPALVAAAQRLHEKGLTDQPDGGYLTSLGHDAVDSVQLLQNILKAPQPA
- a CDS encoding glutathione S-transferase encodes the protein MLKLHGFSVSNYYNMVKLALLEKGLPFEEVTFYGGQAPQALEVSPRGKVPVLQTEHGFLSETSVILDYIEQTQGGKALLPADPFGQAKVRELLKEIELYIELPARTCYAESFFGMSVEPLVKEKARADLLAGFATLKRNGRFAPYVAGEQLTLADLMFCFSVDLAYAVGKKVLNIDFLADFPQAKALLQLMGENPHMARIVADKEASMPAFMEMIRSGKR
- the argH gene encoding argininosuccinate lyase → MSTDKTNQSWGGRFSEPVDAFVARFTASVDFDKRLYRHDIMGSIAHATMLAQVGVLSDAERDTIIDGLKTIQGEIEADNFDWRVDLEDVHMNIEARLTDRIGITGKKLHTGRSRNDQVATDIRLWLRDEIDLILAEITRLQQGLLEQAEREAETIMPGFTHLQTAQPVTFGHHLLAWFEMLSRDYERLVDCRKRTNRMPLGSAALAGTTYPIDRELTCKLLGFEAVAGNSLDGVSDRDFAIEFCAAASVAMMHLSRFSEELVLWTSAQFQFIDLPDRFCTGSSIMPQKKNPDVPELVRGKSGRVFGALTGLLTLMKGQPLAYNKDNQEDKEPLFDAADTLRDSLRAFADMIPAIKPKHAIMREAALRGFSTATDLADYLVRRGLPFRDCHEIVGHAVKYGVDTGKDLAEMSLDELRQFSDQIEQDVFAVLTLEGSVNARDHIGGTAPAQVRAAVVRGKALLASR